A window from Pseudomonas campi encodes these proteins:
- a CDS encoding diguanylate cyclase, which produces MQSLSSIRAPESANDELFDGLVRLARQHVGVMSALVIAGAEDQPRIRTCVGAALEHAVSLGHLEAPWRCTDALLVVPDVQCDERLRDLDLLAAAPHIRFLLACPLRAPAGEVLGILYLLHDQPRELNMAQQQTLHELAQLAAQLLAREAADADWQQQVDLLRENERRMALAITGSGTGIWDRNVATGEIHYSSGWKALLGYAEHEVGNRIEESYTRVHPADLTYVQASIQAHLEQHTEAYEVEHRLQCRDGSYKWVCSRGKVVERDVAGQPLRMIGTTTDISAMRALSEQAQQTASLMTDLTNEIPGMAFQYQRLADGRSCFTYASGGVRTIYGLSPEQLLANPDLLHEIIHPEDWALYLSSLAISATNLTPWHLEYRVQLPQQGTFWRQGDACPRQLEDGSVLWHGFIADITEHKLIEAELQEFATTDFLTQLCNRRSFMLQLETELSRVQRTAGHCATLLMFDLDHFKDINDRWGHFVGDQALRHFAAILRAQLRKTDAAGRMGGEEFAVLLSDTDIAQAMSFGERIRSELARTPLVHAGEQIPLAVSVGIAAINAGDPTPEAALSRSDIALYRAKRSGRNRIECHSEAAH; this is translated from the coding sequence ATGCAGTCACTGAGTTCTATCAGGGCGCCCGAAAGCGCCAACGATGAGCTATTCGATGGCCTGGTCCGGCTGGCCAGGCAACATGTCGGCGTGATGTCGGCGCTGGTGATCGCAGGCGCCGAGGATCAGCCGCGGATACGCACCTGCGTAGGTGCTGCACTCGAACATGCCGTCAGCCTCGGTCATCTCGAGGCCCCCTGGCGCTGCACCGATGCACTGCTCGTAGTACCCGATGTGCAGTGCGATGAGCGCCTACGCGATCTCGACCTGCTCGCCGCGGCACCCCATATACGCTTTCTGCTGGCCTGCCCACTACGAGCGCCGGCCGGTGAAGTGCTCGGCATCCTCTATCTGCTGCACGATCAACCCCGCGAGTTGAACATGGCCCAGCAACAGACTCTGCACGAACTTGCCCAACTGGCGGCGCAACTGCTCGCCCGCGAAGCCGCCGATGCGGATTGGCAACAGCAGGTGGATCTGTTGCGCGAGAACGAACGGCGCATGGCTCTGGCGATTACCGGCAGCGGCACCGGGATCTGGGATCGCAATGTCGCCACCGGGGAAATTCACTACTCCTCGGGCTGGAAAGCCTTGCTGGGGTATGCCGAGCACGAAGTCGGCAACCGCATCGAGGAAAGCTATACACGCGTCCACCCCGCCGACCTGACCTATGTCCAGGCGAGCATCCAGGCGCATCTCGAGCAGCACACCGAGGCGTACGAAGTCGAACACCGCCTGCAGTGTCGTGACGGTAGCTACAAGTGGGTATGCAGCCGCGGCAAGGTGGTCGAGCGCGATGTGGCCGGCCAACCCCTGCGTATGATCGGTACCACCACGGACATCAGCGCCATGCGCGCCCTGTCGGAGCAGGCGCAGCAGACCGCCAGCCTGATGACCGACCTGACCAATGAAATCCCCGGCATGGCCTTCCAGTACCAGCGCCTGGCAGATGGCAGGTCTTGCTTTACCTATGCCAGCGGCGGGGTACGCACGATCTACGGCCTCAGCCCGGAGCAACTGCTGGCAAACCCGGACCTGCTGCACGAGATCATTCACCCGGAGGATTGGGCCTTGTACCTCTCCTCCCTCGCCATCTCCGCCACCAACCTGACGCCCTGGCACCTGGAGTACCGGGTGCAGTTGCCGCAGCAAGGCACCTTCTGGCGCCAGGGCGATGCCTGCCCCAGACAGCTGGAAGACGGCAGCGTGCTGTGGCATGGCTTCATTGCCGATATCACCGAGCACAAGCTGATCGAAGCCGAGCTGCAGGAGTTCGCCACCACGGACTTCCTGACCCAGCTGTGCAACCGCCGCAGCTTCATGCTGCAGCTCGAAACCGAGCTGTCCCGGGTGCAGCGAACCGCCGGGCACTGCGCGACGCTGCTGATGTTCGACCTCGACCATTTCAAGGACATCAATGATCGCTGGGGCCACTTCGTCGGCGACCAAGCGCTGCGCCATTTCGCGGCGATCCTCCGCGCGCAGCTGCGCAAGACCGACGCTGCCGGACGGATGGGCGGTGAAGAGTTCGCCGTGCTGCTGAGCGATACCGATATCGCCCAGGCCATGAGTTTCGGTGAACGTATTCGCAGCGAACTGGCGAGAACGCCCCTGGTTCATGCCGGTGAACAGATCCCCCTGGCGGTCAGCGTCGGCATTGCCGCCATCAACGCCGGCGATCCGACCCCCGAAGCCGCGCTGTCGCGCAGCGACATAGCGCTGTACCGCGCCAAGCGCAGCGGTCGCAACCGCATCGAATGCCATTCGGAAGCGGCGCACTAA
- the katG gene encoding catalase/peroxidase HPI — translation MSNEAKCPFSGGAGSPTVAGAQSNANWWPNQLNLKILHQHSSLSDPMDADFNYAEEFKSLDLDAVVRDLTALMTNSQDWWPADWGHYGGLMIRMAWHAAGTYRIADGRGGAGTGNQRFAPLNSWPDNGNLDKARRLLWPIKQKYGRKLSWADLFVLAGNVALESMGFKTFGFGGGRSDIWAPEEDVNWGAETEWLATSDQPNSRYSGDRNLANPLAAVQMGLIYVNPQGPDGNPDPLASGRDVRETFARMAMNDEETVALVAGGHTFGKAHGAGDAALVGPEPEAAAIEEQGFGWINKFGSGKGVHTITSGIEGAWKPNPTKWDMGYFDMLFGYEWELTKSPAGAHQWVAKDVKPEHMIPDAHDPSKKHPPMMTTADLSLRMDPAYEKISRRFHQNPQEFADAFARAWFKLTHRDMGPRARYLGKLVPQEELIWQDPVPAVDHPLVDAQDIAALKAKILASGLSIAQLVSTAWASASTFRGSDKRGGANGARIRLAPQKDWPANQPTELAKVLAALESVQKDFNASAAGGKKVSLADLIVLGGCAAVEAAAKKAGVSVTAPFTAGRTDATQAQTDVESFAVLEPKADGFRNYAQPGLEAVAAELLIDKAQLLGLTAPEMTVLIGGLRALNANVGQAQHGVFTKRPETLSNDFFVNLLDMRTKWQKSASAAGVLEGRDRKSGDLQWTGTVVDLVFGSNSQLRALAEVYATSDAQAKFVHDFVAAWDKVMTLDRFDLA, via the coding sequence ATGTCGAACGAAGCAAAGTGCCCATTCTCGGGCGGTGCTGGCAGCCCCACCGTCGCTGGCGCCCAGTCGAATGCAAACTGGTGGCCTAACCAACTCAACCTGAAGATCCTGCACCAGCACTCCTCGCTGTCCGACCCGATGGATGCGGACTTCAACTACGCCGAGGAATTCAAGAGCCTCGACCTGGACGCCGTAGTCCGCGACCTCACCGCCCTGATGACCAATTCCCAGGACTGGTGGCCAGCCGACTGGGGCCACTACGGCGGCCTGATGATCCGCATGGCCTGGCACGCAGCCGGCACCTACCGTATCGCCGACGGCCGTGGCGGCGCCGGCACCGGCAACCAGCGCTTCGCCCCGCTCAATAGCTGGCCAGACAACGGCAACCTGGACAAGGCCCGCCGTCTGCTGTGGCCGATCAAACAGAAGTACGGGCGCAAACTCTCCTGGGCCGACCTGTTCGTCCTCGCCGGCAACGTCGCGCTGGAGTCCATGGGTTTCAAGACCTTCGGCTTCGGCGGCGGGCGCAGCGATATCTGGGCGCCGGAAGAAGACGTCAACTGGGGTGCCGAGACCGAATGGCTGGCCACCAGCGACCAGCCCAACAGCCGCTACTCCGGTGATCGCAACCTGGCCAACCCGCTGGCTGCCGTGCAAATGGGCCTGATCTACGTCAACCCGCAAGGCCCGGACGGCAACCCCGACCCGCTGGCCTCCGGCCGCGACGTGCGCGAGACCTTCGCGCGCATGGCCATGAACGACGAAGAAACCGTGGCGCTGGTCGCCGGCGGCCACACCTTCGGCAAGGCCCACGGCGCTGGCGATGCGGCTCTGGTCGGGCCAGAGCCGGAAGCCGCGGCGATCGAGGAACAGGGCTTTGGCTGGATCAACAAGTTCGGCAGCGGCAAAGGCGTGCACACCATCACCAGCGGGATCGAAGGCGCGTGGAAACCCAACCCGACGAAATGGGACATGGGCTACTTCGACATGCTGTTCGGTTACGAGTGGGAGCTGACCAAGAGCCCGGCCGGTGCCCACCAGTGGGTGGCCAAGGACGTCAAGCCGGAGCACATGATTCCCGACGCCCACGACCCGTCGAAGAAGCACCCGCCAATGATGACCACCGCCGACCTGTCGCTGCGCATGGACCCGGCCTATGAAAAGATCTCGCGACGCTTCCACCAGAACCCGCAGGAGTTCGCCGACGCCTTCGCCCGCGCCTGGTTCAAGCTGACCCACCGTGACATGGGCCCGCGCGCCCGTTACCTGGGCAAACTGGTACCCCAGGAAGAGCTGATCTGGCAGGACCCGGTGCCCGCCGTCGATCATCCGCTGGTCGATGCCCAGGACATCGCCGCCCTGAAGGCCAAGATCCTCGCCAGCGGCCTGTCCATCGCCCAACTGGTCAGCACGGCCTGGGCCTCGGCTTCCACCTTCCGCGGCAGCGACAAGCGCGGCGGGGCCAATGGCGCACGCATTCGCCTGGCACCCCAGAAGGACTGGCCCGCCAACCAGCCAACTGAACTGGCCAAGGTTCTCGCGGCCCTGGAAAGCGTGCAGAAGGACTTCAATGCCTCGGCAGCCGGTGGCAAGAAAGTCTCGCTGGCCGACCTGATCGTGCTGGGCGGCTGCGCAGCCGTCGAAGCGGCGGCGAAGAAGGCCGGCGTCAGCGTCACGGCGCCCTTCACTGCGGGCCGCACGGACGCCACCCAGGCGCAGACCGACGTCGAATCGTTCGCGGTACTGGAGCCGAAGGCCGATGGCTTCCGCAACTATGCCCAGCCAGGGCTGGAAGCGGTGGCGGCCGAGTTGCTGATCGACAAGGCGCAGTTGCTGGGTCTCACCGCCCCGGAAATGACCGTGCTGATCGGCGGTCTGCGCGCCCTCAACGCCAACGTTGGCCAAGCCCAGCATGGCGTGTTCACCAAGCGCCCGGAAACCCTGAGCAACGACTTCTTCGTCAACCTGCTCGACATGCGCACCAAGTGGCAGAAGTCGGCCAGCGCCGCAGGCGTGTTGGAAGGGCGTGATCGCAAGAGCGGTGATCTGCAGTGGACCGGCACGGTGGTCGACCTGGTCTTCGGTTCGAACTCGCAGTTGCGCGCGCTCGCCGAGGTCTATGCCACCAGCGATGCACAGGCGAAGTTCGTCCATGACTTCGTCGCCGCCTGGGACAAGGTGATGACCCTCGATCGCTTCGACCTGGCGTAA
- a CDS encoding DMT family transporter, translating to MPWNIWSAERLGIVLAVLAAFGFSFKAIFVKLAYAAAPVDAVTLLTLRMTFALPIALWAVLWLCRAATPLTRKDGALLLALGLLGYYGASILDFVGLQYISAALERLILFIYPTMTVLIGVLALGKRLEKRQVAALLLSYAGIGLAFAHDLDVAGDIRAVLIGSAFVFASALSYALYSAGAEVAIQRLGTIRFAALAIIVSTLATQLHFVASQPFAALNQPVPVYAYAAAMAIFSTVLPVFWQSAAIQRIGAARTVLIGTLGPILTIFFGWLLLRESVSLAQLLGAGLVLAGVLLVSQKRWFRRQEVVAEDQAKPQASAVS from the coding sequence ATGCCCTGGAATATCTGGTCCGCCGAACGCCTCGGTATCGTGCTGGCCGTGCTGGCCGCGTTTGGTTTCTCCTTCAAGGCGATTTTCGTCAAGCTGGCCTATGCCGCAGCCCCCGTCGACGCGGTCACGCTGCTGACCCTGCGCATGACCTTTGCCTTGCCGATCGCCCTCTGGGCCGTGCTCTGGCTGTGCCGCGCGGCCACGCCGCTGACGCGCAAGGATGGCGCGCTACTGCTCGCGCTCGGCCTGCTGGGCTACTACGGGGCGAGCATCCTCGACTTCGTCGGCCTGCAGTACATCTCCGCCGCGCTCGAGCGCCTGATCCTGTTCATCTACCCGACCATGACCGTGCTGATCGGTGTCCTGGCGCTGGGCAAGCGCCTGGAGAAACGCCAGGTGGCGGCCCTGCTGCTGTCCTATGCCGGCATTGGCCTGGCGTTTGCCCATGATCTCGACGTGGCCGGTGATATCCGTGCGGTGCTGATCGGCAGTGCCTTCGTCTTCGCCTCGGCGCTGTCCTACGCGCTGTACAGTGCCGGTGCCGAGGTCGCCATCCAGCGTCTGGGGACCATCCGTTTTGCCGCCCTGGCGATCATCGTCTCGACCCTGGCCACGCAGCTGCACTTCGTCGCCAGCCAACCCTTTGCTGCGCTGAACCAGCCCGTGCCGGTGTATGCCTATGCGGCGGCGATGGCGATCTTCTCCACGGTATTGCCGGTGTTCTGGCAATCGGCGGCGATCCAGCGTATCGGTGCGGCGCGCACGGTGCTGATTGGCACGCTGGGGCCGATCCTGACGATCTTCTTCGGCTGGCTGTTATTGCGCGAGTCGGTTTCCCTGGCGCAACTGCTGGGGGCTGGCCTGGTGCTGGCGGGGGTGCTGCTGGTCAGCCAAAAGCGCTGGTTCAGGCGGCAGGAAGTTGTCGCCGAGGATCAAGCAAAGCCGCAAGCAAGTGCAGTGTCGTAA
- a CDS encoding LysR family transcriptional regulator — MHYDLTDLRLFVAIAEARNLTRGAERVHLAASSASHRMRLLEASIGTPLLVREPRGVSLTRAGDALLRHARQVFAQLEQMHADLTPYAKGVRGHVSLWANTHATHAFLPDSLAAFLKRHPQVSISLEEHTSPEVVMAVARGEVEVGVVAESIEGAEVELLPYRADRLVLIAPADHPIAQRTRTPFAAVLDYPFVMLHSGSAIHTFTMNAAAALGRHLEVRIQVRSFEAVCRMVSAGVGLGLVPRSALADGPPREPLAVIELEEPWAQRDLKVCVRKREQLSRFAADLVACLTGSGADLP, encoded by the coding sequence ATGCACTACGACCTGACCGACCTGCGCCTCTTCGTGGCGATTGCCGAAGCCCGCAACCTGACCCGTGGCGCCGAGCGCGTGCACCTGGCGGCCTCCTCGGCCAGCCATCGCATGCGCCTGCTGGAAGCGTCGATCGGCACGCCCCTGTTGGTTCGCGAGCCGCGCGGGGTAAGCCTGACCCGCGCCGGCGATGCACTGCTGCGCCATGCACGCCAGGTGTTCGCCCAACTCGAGCAGATGCATGCCGACCTCACGCCCTACGCCAAAGGGGTGCGCGGGCATGTCAGCCTGTGGGCCAACACCCACGCCACCCATGCCTTCCTGCCGGACAGCCTGGCGGCCTTCTTGAAACGCCACCCGCAGGTGAGCATTTCCCTGGAGGAGCACACCAGTCCGGAAGTGGTCATGGCCGTAGCGCGCGGCGAGGTGGAAGTCGGCGTGGTCGCCGAATCGATAGAAGGCGCGGAAGTCGAACTGCTGCCCTACCGGGCCGACCGGCTGGTGTTGATCGCGCCTGCCGACCACCCGATTGCCCAACGCACCCGCACGCCCTTCGCCGCAGTGCTGGACTACCCCTTCGTGATGCTGCATTCCGGCTCGGCCATTCACACCTTCACCATGAACGCCGCCGCCGCACTGGGCCGGCACCTCGAAGTACGCATCCAGGTGCGCAGCTTCGAGGCGGTGTGCCGCATGGTCAGCGCCGGGGTGGGCCTGGGCCTGGTGCCGCGCAGCGCCCTGGCCGATGGCCCGCCCCGCGAGCCGCTGGCCGTCATCGAGCTGGAAGAGCCCTGGGCCCAGCGCGACCTGAAAGTCTGCGTGCGCAAACGCGAGCAACTGTCACGCTTTGCCGCCGACCTGGTGGCCTGCCTGACCGGCAGCGGTGCAGACCTGCCTTAG